A single window of Caldicellulosiruptor bescii DSM 6725 DNA harbors:
- a CDS encoding DUF554 domain-containing protein yields the protein MIGLGTIVNAAAVIVGSILGLVLKFGIPERFKSTIMQAISLSVIFIGTSGVLQGIFKVLNSGRIDRQYIMLMIFSLVIGGLVGEILKIEDFLDRLGERIKKIVSKVIKSENSTFTEGFVTASLVFCVGAMAIVGSLEDGLNRNFSILFAKSILDGVTSVIFSATLGIGVMFSSVVVLLYQGSITLLAGLLKPLLTDTVVLQMSMVGSVLIFAIGLNMLGVSKIKVGNLLPAIFVPAVWYVVNLLI from the coding sequence ATGATAGGTCTTGGGACTATTGTAAACGCTGCTGCCGTGATTGTAGGGTCAATTTTGGGGCTTGTGTTAAAGTTTGGAATCCCAGAAAGGTTCAAATCTACAATTATGCAGGCAATATCGCTATCTGTCATCTTCATTGGGACATCAGGTGTGCTTCAGGGCATATTCAAAGTTTTAAATAGCGGCAGAATTGACAGGCAGTACATAATGCTTATGATATTCTCGCTTGTAATTGGCGGACTTGTGGGCGAGATATTGAAAATTGAAGATTTTTTGGACAGGCTGGGCGAAAGAATAAAAAAGATTGTATCGAAGGTGATAAAATCAGAAAATTCTACATTTACAGAAGGGTTTGTCACAGCAAGCCTTGTGTTCTGTGTTGGTGCAATGGCAATTGTAGGATCTTTGGAAGATGGGCTTAATCGCAATTTTAGCATTCTCTTTGCAAAGTCAATATTAGATGGCGTGACCTCTGTGATATTTTCTGCAACACTGGGAATAGGCGTTATGTTTTCAAGCGTTGTTGTGCTTTTATACCAGGGTTCAATCACACTTCTTGCCGGGCTTTTGAAACCTCTTTTGACAGACACTGTGGTGCTTCAAATGTCAATGGTAGGCTCTGTTTTGATATTTGCAATAGGTCTTAATATGCTTGGAGTATCTAAAATTAAAGTAGGCAATCTTCTCCCTGCAATATTTGTGCCTGCTGTCTGGTATGTGGTTAATTTGCTAATTTGA
- a CDS encoding ABC transporter permease — MRAAVKAFLYTLKENAMSIPLLSIMLIFPIILIFILGTALSGYFKQVDIPKMNIIIVEVNLKPSIYDTILKYDKTFTKLFNAEVFASKSAALKKFSSSNKYVAVVTFKEHQRNNHSNYSPFGNFDIEITSKGGSQEAGFVKVYFNIFANYYKFARSIYSPSDIPKSINFESAFSGRFPRALDYYAVAMVVMMALYGSFGGIAVIEEERKQNTLIRLFASPKNPQIIFVSKAFAQMVFLYIQLCLIVLFSKYIYQANWGENLWIIFLLLFIYSIFAILFGIFIALISKNYILSNVIVSSFAVISTFLAGGYVRIDISTKFLSFLRDILPNCAVQSAFFTIIYNPSEITHVKNVFVYLFLLCLIIVLTSILLMRKVKLWQFSR, encoded by the coding sequence ATGAGAGCAGCAGTTAAAGCCTTTTTATATACTTTAAAAGAAAATGCTATGAGCATTCCCCTGCTTTCTATAATGCTAATCTTCCCAATCATCTTGATTTTCATACTTGGAACTGCACTGTCTGGATATTTTAAACAAGTTGATATTCCGAAGATGAATATAATCATTGTTGAAGTAAATCTCAAGCCAAGCATTTATGATACTATTTTAAAATACGATAAAACTTTTACTAAGTTATTCAATGCAGAAGTTTTTGCTTCCAAGTCGGCTGCACTGAAAAAGTTTTCATCCTCTAATAAATACGTTGCTGTTGTGACATTCAAAGAGCATCAAAGGAATAACCATTCAAATTATAGTCCTTTTGGGAATTTTGACATTGAAATTACCTCAAAAGGAGGTTCACAAGAAGCTGGATTTGTCAAAGTGTATTTTAATATTTTTGCAAACTACTACAAATTTGCAAGAAGTATTTATTCACCTTCTGACATACCAAAATCAATAAATTTTGAATCTGCATTTTCGGGTCGCTTCCCAAGAGCTCTTGATTACTATGCTGTTGCAATGGTTGTTATGATGGCACTGTACGGCAGTTTTGGTGGTATTGCAGTAATTGAAGAAGAAAGAAAACAAAATACTCTCATAAGGCTTTTTGCATCACCTAAAAATCCGCAAATTATATTTGTTTCAAAAGCTTTTGCCCAGATGGTATTTTTGTATATTCAGCTTTGCTTAATAGTGCTTTTTTCAAAATACATATACCAAGCAAACTGGGGTGAAAATCTTTGGATTATATTCTTACTTCTTTTTATCTACAGCATCTTTGCTATACTTTTTGGAATTTTTATTGCTCTTATCTCTAAAAACTATATACTCTCAAATGTTATAGTTAGCTCATTTGCTGTAATATCTACCTTTTTGGCAGGAGGATATGTAAGAATTGATATCAGCACAAAATTTTTAAGTTTCCTTAGAGACATTCTACCAAACTGTGCTGTACAGTCTGCATTTTTTACCATAATCTACAATCCAAGTGAAATAACACATGTCAAAAATGTTTTTGTATATCTTTTTCTTCTTTGTTTGATTATTGTTCTTACTAGCATACTTTTAATGAGGAAGGTGAAACTATGGCAGTTTTCAAGATAA
- a CDS encoding MarR family winged helix-turn-helix transcriptional regulator, whose translation MQITQELINQIADNMLSIFPMLTKNVLKKDEFTEKYGLSPRFIHILHILDDFGPMSISEISKRLSILAPNMTPLIDKLILQGYVKRSQDESDRRVSIIEITQKGKELTYLHTQWVNHNLKKHLQKLSDDEIEELWYVLKRLKKLVMKMIGSSPQKEEDAKDDKAF comes from the coding sequence GTGCAAATAACTCAAGAGTTAATTAACCAGATTGCAGATAATATGCTTTCCATATTTCCGATGCTCACAAAAAATGTGCTCAAAAAAGATGAATTTACCGAAAAATATGGACTTTCACCGCGCTTTATACACATCCTGCACATTTTAGACGATTTTGGACCAATGTCCATAAGCGAGATATCAAAAAGGCTTTCTATTCTTGCTCCGAACATGACGCCACTTATTGACAAGCTGATTTTGCAAGGGTATGTCAAAAGAAGCCAGGATGAGTCAGACAGAAGAGTATCTATTATTGAGATAACTCAAAAGGGAAAAGAGCTTACCTATCTTCACACCCAGTGGGTCAACCACAACTTGAAAAAGCATCTACAGAAGCTATCTGATGATGAGATTGAAGAGCTGTGGTATGTACTAAAGAGACTTAAAAAACTTGTCATGAAGATGATAGGCTCAAGCCCGCAAAAGGAGGAAGATGCAAAGGATGATAAAGCTTTTTAG
- the cptIN gene encoding type III toxin-antitoxin system CptIN family toxin, with protein MKPQLHFFYIISDKFFEDFPDPYLKENKEENRPNYYCFESENDEIYWMIPVSSKIEKYKKIVEHYESHGRKCIKVFIIEIAGREIALLIQDMFPVTEEYIVREFTIKNIPLKLLDTSQIKEIEKRAKKALALLRQGKKLLKTQPNVLEIEKALKQKLLNKERG; from the coding sequence GTGAAACCTCAACTCCACTTTTTTTATATTATAAGCGATAAGTTTTTCGAAGATTTTCCAGACCCATATTTGAAAGAAAATAAAGAAGAAAATAGACCAAATTACTATTGTTTTGAAAGTGAAAATGATGAAATATATTGGATGATACCAGTCAGTTCAAAAATAGAAAAATACAAAAAGATTGTTGAACATTATGAATCTCACGGTCGCAAATGTATAAAGGTATTTATTATTGAGATTGCAGGAAGAGAAATAGCTCTTCTAATTCAAGATATGTTTCCTGTAACTGAAGAATACATAGTTCGTGAATTCACCATTAAAAATATTCCTTTAAAACTTCTCGATACTTCTCAAATAAAAGAAATTGAAAAAAGAGCTAAAAAAGCATTGGCACTACTGAGACAAGGGAAAAAGCTTTTGAAAACTCAGCCAAATGTTTTAGAGATTGAAAAAGCATTAAAACAGAAACTCCTCAACAAAGAAAGGGGCTGA
- a CDS encoding ABC transporter ATP-binding protein codes for MTVLEIKNLVKRYGNVLALDNLSLTIKEGEVFGLLGPNGAGKTTFINCILGLTNIDRGEIYIFEKPLNKALKELKSQIGIVPQEISLYSNLTVYENLSFFGSLYNLSGKLLKERIEFALEFVQMQDSIKKQVKNLSGGMKRRINIAAALLNSPKLLIMDEPTVGIDIYSRKLILESVQKLAQSGITIIYTTHYIEEVDRICTSVAFINKGTIIEYGSKEFLLKKLSDTNIIRIKLSKILDEVLTKIKNLDGVESVAFTGDELTVSVEKSKNLIKEIVETLSQDGCEILSISYEKPTMEKLYFAVMGYTIDEKGEIVHESSS; via the coding sequence ATGACTGTGCTTGAAATCAAAAACCTTGTAAAAAGATATGGAAATGTTTTAGCACTTGACAACCTGTCACTGACAATCAAAGAAGGTGAAGTTTTCGGACTTTTGGGACCAAATGGTGCAGGCAAAACTACATTTATAAATTGCATACTGGGACTTACTAACATCGACAGAGGCGAAATTTATATATTCGAAAAACCTTTAAACAAAGCTTTAAAAGAGTTAAAATCACAAATTGGAATTGTACCACAGGAAATTTCGCTCTACAGCAACCTAACTGTGTATGAAAACTTAAGCTTTTTTGGTTCGCTTTATAACCTCTCAGGGAAGCTTTTGAAAGAGAGAATAGAGTTTGCTTTAGAGTTTGTTCAGATGCAGGATAGCATCAAAAAACAGGTCAAAAACCTATCTGGCGGGATGAAAAGAAGAATAAACATTGCAGCAGCTCTTCTTAACAGCCCCAAACTTCTTATTATGGATGAGCCAACTGTTGGAATTGACATATACTCAAGAAAACTAATTTTAGAATCTGTCCAAAAACTTGCGCAAAGCGGCATTACAATAATCTATACAACTCACTACATCGAAGAGGTTGATAGAATTTGTACATCTGTTGCGTTCATAAATAAAGGAACAATCATCGAATATGGCTCAAAAGAATTTTTATTAAAAAAACTGTCAGATACAAATATTATCAGGATAAAATTGAGCAAGATTTTAGATGAGGTTCTGACAAAAATCAAAAACTTAGACGGAGTTGAAAGTGTAGCTTTTACTGGAGATGAACTTACAGTTTCTGTTGAAAAGTCAAAAAATCTTATAAAAGAGATTGTCGAAACTTTGTCTCAGGATGGATGTGAAATACTTTCCATATCTTATGAAAAGCCCACAATGGAAAAGCTCTACTTTGCAGTGATGGGCTATACCATAGATGAAAAAGGAGAGATTGTCCATGAGAGCAGCAGTTAA